A region of the Dyadobacter sp. CECT 9275 genome:
GAATGGTGGGCGTGTCCGCGGGGAAATCACCTTTTGAACCTACACCCTCCCCGACCACAATGGCGCCGATGGACACGATACCGACATAGATATTGTCCCTGGCCAGATCCTCATTCAGCAAACGCGCATAATTGAGCAAGGCCCCGGCCGCCACGCCAAAACTGGCCGTGGCGTAGTTAGGATGCTGCGCGGCCGACGCCGTGGTGAACAGGATACTGCCCGATTGGCGCCCTACCATTTGCGGTAACACAGCTCGTACGGCCGTGATGGCCGAGAGCACCTGAAAATCCAGATGATACTGCTCATTTTCCACATCAATATTTCGCGGGATCCGCAGGGTTTCCCAGGCAGGCGAAGGGCTGAATTCCAGTACATCGATGGCCCCAAATTCATCGATCACCTCATGGAGCGCCCGGGTGATGCTATCCCGGTCGAGTATGTCCGCTTTGAAAATATTTGCCGTAATGCCGCTGGCTTGCAGTTTGCTTTGGAGCCCGGCAAGCTTCTCCGTGTTTCTGGATATCAGGGCTACGTTGTAACCTTGCAGACCAAATTTTTCCGCGATTGCCAGCCCCACACCAGGGCCGGCACCGATCATTGCGATTGTTTGTGCCATCGTTTTAAGAAGATTTTGAGAAGTAATTACTGCGAAACCCGGCTGCTGAACTCAGACTGAAACCGTTGCTGCCAGGCCCAATACGAGACCCCCGCAGCGGTCAGAATCAACAGGGTGACACCCCATTTTTCAGGGCCGCTATCGGTGGCCATCAGGGTGTAGGTTGCGCCGATGAAATAAAAGATAAAGCCGAAATAGGCCGCTTGCTGGAAGCGCCGGAGCGCGGGGACCAGGATGGCAATGGCGCCGACAACTTTTACCACCCCGAAAAAGGGCATGAAATAAGTAGGTAGTCCCAGCGCCCGGGTGGTCTGTACCAGCTCTTCAACCATCAGGATGTTGGCGATGCCCGCCAGACCAACGAAGCCAAGAAACAGCGTGGATACCCAGTAGATGATTTTTACTTGTTTGGTATTCATAATAGATCGATGTTTTAGGAATGACAATGATTTGCCGACCGTTTGTTTTCTGTACAAAAGTACCTACATTTGATTACCAAAAGTTACCAGTTACCCGTAGGTAATCGGTTACCTTTGGGTAATCAAACAAGCAAGCTATGCCGAATTACACAGATTGTTTATCCGCGCTGCTGCCGATCAGAGACGCTTTGGA
Encoded here:
- a CDS encoding SDR family NAD(P)-dependent oxidoreductase — protein: MAQTIAMIGAGPGVGLAIAEKFGLQGYNVALISRNTEKLAGLQSKLQASGITANIFKADILDRDSITRALHEVIDEFGAIDVLEFSPSPAWETLRIPRNIDVENEQYHLDFQVLSAITAVRAVLPQMVGRQSGSILFTTASAAQHPNYATASFGVAAGALLNYARLLNEDLARDNIYVGIVSIGAIVVGEGVGSKGDFPADTPTIPASEVAETHWNLHTKREVAEIIIGMK
- a CDS encoding DoxX family protein, whose protein sequence is MNTKQVKIIYWVSTLFLGFVGLAGIANILMVEELVQTTRALGLPTYFMPFFGVVKVVGAIAILVPALRRFQQAAYFGFIFYFIGATYTLMATDSGPEKWGVTLLILTAAGVSYWAWQQRFQSEFSSRVSQ